One part of the Arthrobacter sp. EM1 genome encodes these proteins:
- the dnaA gene encoding chromosomal replication initiator protein DnaA codes for MTVDEANQANTVGSSWRRVVSLLENDHRVSPRQRGFVILAQAQGLIGSTLLVAVPNELTREVLQTQVKEALDDALRSVFSDEIRCAIDVDTDLVPLHPEPEPAVELSLVADPSVELKPQPMLPSTSHEFGRLNPKYVFDTFVIGSSNRFAHAAAVAVAEAPAKAYNPLFIYGDSGLGKTHLLHAIGHYARRLYSGIRVRYVNSEEFTNDFINSIRDDEGTSFKTTYRNVDVLLIDDIQFLAGKDRTLEEFFHTFNALHNNNKQVVITSDQPPKLLAGFEDRMKSRFEWGLLTDIQPPELETRIAILRKKALSEGLSAPDDALEYIASKISSNIRELEGALIRVTAFASLNRQPVDVALAEMVLKDLITDDGAQEITSAQILTQTADYFKLSMEELCSKSRTRTLVTARQIAMYLCRELTDMSLPKIGQELGGRDHTTVIHADRKIRELMAERRVIYNQVTELTNRIKQQQRNS; via the coding sequence ATGACAGTAGACGAAGCCAACCAAGCCAACACTGTCGGAAGTTCCTGGCGGCGGGTAGTAAGCCTGCTGGAGAACGATCACCGGGTATCACCCCGGCAGCGCGGCTTCGTCATCCTCGCCCAAGCCCAGGGGCTCATCGGTTCAACCCTGCTGGTGGCGGTCCCCAATGAACTCACCCGTGAGGTACTCCAGACACAGGTGAAGGAAGCCCTCGACGACGCCCTCCGGAGCGTCTTCTCCGACGAAATCCGTTGTGCAATCGACGTCGACACCGATCTGGTCCCGCTGCACCCGGAACCCGAACCCGCCGTCGAATTGTCTCTCGTGGCCGATCCTTCCGTCGAACTAAAACCACAACCCATGCTGCCGAGCACGTCGCATGAATTTGGCCGCCTCAATCCGAAGTATGTCTTCGACACCTTTGTGATTGGTTCCTCCAACCGTTTCGCCCATGCTGCGGCGGTGGCCGTCGCTGAAGCGCCGGCCAAGGCCTACAACCCGCTCTTCATCTATGGCGATTCCGGTCTGGGCAAGACTCATCTGCTCCATGCGATCGGCCACTATGCCCGCAGGCTGTACAGCGGAATCCGGGTCCGCTACGTGAACTCCGAGGAATTCACCAACGACTTCATCAACTCCATCCGCGACGATGAAGGCACCAGCTTCAAAACGACGTACCGCAACGTGGATGTCCTCCTGATCGATGACATCCAGTTCCTGGCCGGCAAGGACCGGACGCTGGAGGAGTTCTTCCACACCTTCAACGCCCTGCACAACAACAACAAGCAGGTGGTCATCACCTCCGACCAACCACCCAAACTGCTCGCTGGCTTCGAGGACCGGATGAAGTCCCGCTTCGAATGGGGCCTGCTGACCGACATCCAGCCGCCGGAACTCGAGACCCGGATCGCAATCCTGCGCAAGAAGGCCCTCAGCGAGGGCCTCTCGGCACCGGACGACGCCCTGGAATACATCGCGTCGAAGATCTCCAGCAACATCCGCGAACTGGAGGGGGCACTGATCCGGGTCACGGCCTTCGCCAGCCTCAACCGCCAACCGGTGGACGTTGCCTTGGCAGAGATGGTGCTCAAGGACCTCATCACCGATGACGGGGCCCAGGAAATCACCTCCGCGCAGATCCTCACCCAGACCGCCGACTACTTCAAGCTCAGCATGGAGGAGCTCTGCAGTAAGTCGCGGACCAGGACCCTGGTCACCGCCCGGCAGATCGCCATGTATTTGTGCCGTGAACTCACGGATATGTCCCTTCCCAAGATCGGGCAGGAACTCGGCGGCCGCGACCACACCACGGTCATCCATGCAGACCGCAAGATCCGTGAGTTGATGGCGGAGCGCCGAGTGATCTACAACCAGGTCACCGAACTGACCAACAGGATCAAGCAGCAGCAGCGTAATTCCTAG
- the dnaN gene encoding DNA polymerase III subunit beta yields the protein MKFRVERDVLAEAVTWTARSLSPRPPVPVLSGLLLKAEAGTVSLSSFDYETSARLEIAADITTEGTILVSGRLLAEICRSLPSAPVDVETDGNKVTLTCRRSSFHLATMPEAEYPPLPALPAISGTVPGDAFAQAVSQVIIAASKDDTLPILTGVRMEIEDDLITLLATDRYRLAMREVPWKPVTPGISTSALVKAKTLNEVAKTLGGSGDIHLALADDDSRLIGFESGGRTTTSLLVDGDYPKIRSLFPESTPIHATVQTSELVEAVRRVSLVAERNTPVRLAFTQGQLHLDAGTGEDAQASEELEAQLTGEDITVAFNPHYLIEGLSVIETKFVRFSFTSAPKPAMITAQNDADGEDQGDYRYLVMPVRLPN from the coding sequence GTGAAGTTCAGAGTCGAACGGGACGTCCTGGCAGAAGCCGTGACCTGGACCGCCCGGTCGTTGTCTCCGCGGCCGCCAGTACCCGTCCTTTCCGGTCTGCTACTGAAGGCTGAAGCCGGTACGGTGAGCCTCTCGAGCTTTGACTACGAGACCTCGGCAAGGCTCGAGATCGCTGCTGACATCACCACCGAGGGCACGATTCTGGTATCGGGACGGCTGCTCGCCGAGATATGCCGCAGCCTCCCTTCGGCGCCGGTCGACGTTGAGACCGACGGCAACAAAGTCACATTGACCTGCCGGCGCAGCAGCTTCCATCTCGCCACCATGCCCGAGGCCGAATACCCTCCGCTGCCTGCTCTGCCCGCAATCAGCGGCACAGTACCCGGCGACGCCTTCGCCCAGGCTGTCTCCCAGGTGATCATCGCAGCGAGCAAAGATGACACCCTGCCCATCCTCACCGGCGTCCGGATGGAAATCGAGGACGACCTGATCACCTTGCTGGCCACCGACCGTTACCGTCTGGCCATGCGCGAGGTTCCGTGGAAACCGGTCACTCCGGGCATCTCCACAAGCGCACTCGTCAAGGCCAAGACCCTCAATGAAGTTGCCAAGACTCTCGGCGGCAGCGGTGACATCCACCTCGCCCTCGCTGATGACGACAGTCGGCTCATTGGCTTTGAAAGCGGCGGCCGCACCACCACGTCCCTCCTCGTTGACGGCGACTACCCCAAGATTCGATCACTTTTTCCCGAGTCCACGCCGATCCATGCCACCGTGCAGACCTCGGAACTCGTCGAGGCCGTCCGTCGTGTCTCGCTCGTTGCGGAACGGAACACTCCGGTCCGGCTCGCGTTCACCCAAGGCCAGCTGCACCTCGATGCCGGCACCGGCGAAGATGCACAGGCATCAGAAGAGCTCGAGGCCCAGCTCACGGGCGAAGACATCACCGTCGCGTTCAACCCGCATTACCTGATTGAGGGCCTGAGCGTCATCGAGACCAAGTTTGTCCGGTTCTCCTTCACCAGTGCGCCCAAGCCGGCCATGATTACGGCCCAAAACGATGCCGACGGAGAAGACCAGGGCGACTACCGTTACCTGGTTATGCCGGTGCGGTTGCCCAACTAA
- the gnd gene encoding phosphogluconate dehydrogenase (NAD(+)-dependent, decarboxylating), with protein MHIGLIGLGKMGFNMRERLRAGAIDVTGFDRNPAVTDVASVDDLIAAVPAPRVIWVMVPSGGITDAVITELGTKLDAGDLVIDGGNSRFTEDQKHGAALAEVGIQFADCGVSGGVWGLQNGYGLMAGGDVVDIERAMPVFDALRPEGERADSFVHVGGVGAGHYAKMVHNGVEYGLMQAYAEGYELLAAKDIVTDLPGTFRAWQKGTVVRSWLLDLMVKALDEDPGLESIDDYVEDSGEGRWTVEEAIANAVPAPAITAALFARFSSREDNSPAMKMVSALRHQFGGHATRPAK; from the coding sequence GTGCACATTGGACTGATCGGCCTTGGAAAAATGGGTTTCAACATGCGCGAACGGCTGCGCGCGGGTGCAATTGACGTTACCGGTTTCGACCGCAACCCTGCGGTCACCGACGTCGCCAGCGTGGATGACCTGATCGCCGCCGTCCCGGCGCCGCGCGTGATCTGGGTGATGGTTCCCTCCGGCGGGATCACCGACGCCGTCATTACCGAACTTGGCACTAAACTCGACGCCGGTGACCTGGTCATCGACGGCGGCAATTCCCGCTTCACCGAGGACCAGAAACACGGCGCCGCACTGGCCGAAGTGGGCATCCAATTTGCCGACTGCGGTGTGTCCGGCGGCGTATGGGGCCTGCAGAACGGTTACGGATTGATGGCCGGCGGGGATGTGGTGGATATTGAGCGCGCCATGCCCGTCTTCGACGCACTTCGTCCCGAGGGCGAACGGGCCGACAGCTTCGTTCACGTCGGCGGGGTTGGAGCCGGCCACTACGCCAAGATGGTTCACAACGGCGTCGAATACGGCCTGATGCAGGCTTATGCCGAGGGGTATGAACTCCTCGCCGCTAAGGACATTGTGACCGATCTTCCCGGTACTTTCCGCGCCTGGCAGAAGGGGACTGTGGTCCGCTCGTGGCTGCTGGACCTGATGGTGAAGGCTCTCGATGAGGATCCCGGCCTGGAATCGATCGATGACTATGTTGAAGATTCCGGCGAGGGGCGTTGGACCGTGGAGGAAGCGATCGCCAACGCCGTGCCGGCCCCAGCCATCACGGCAGCCCTCTTTGCCCGCTTTTCATCGCGCGAGGACAACTCACCCGCCATGAAGATGGTTTCCGCACTGCGGCATCAATTCGGCGGCCACGCAACCCGTCCGGCAAAATAG
- the recF gene encoding DNA replication/repair protein RecF, translated as MYLEQLSLTDFRSYAQVELSLEPGVTVLVGSNGIGKTNLMEAIGYLASLSSHRVSSDAPLLRFGTDRAMIRAKLVRGEQSTVLELEINAARANRARINRSNPVRARDILGICQTVLFAPEDLALVKGDPSSRRRFLDELLVSLIPRHAATRSDYDRVLKQRNALLKSARSGKFSPGHESTLDVWDQHMARAGAELLHARLELVERLGPHLKSAYAQLTDGSKEAGAIYRSTLQGVVDDDGAVPAEALVAVPGASGQVPGPGDLRLLSIEQLTERYVQAFASSRRRELERGISLVGPHRDELELVLGSVPAKGYASHGETWSMCLSLRLASYYVMLDDARTGGSAPILILDDVFAELDVQRRRKLAAIVSGAEQVLVTAAVEDDIPTELAGRRVRVVPGGIDVREDR; from the coding sequence GTGTACCTAGAACAACTTTCGCTCACGGACTTCCGCAGCTATGCCCAGGTAGAGCTGAGCCTGGAGCCGGGTGTCACCGTGTTGGTAGGGTCAAACGGCATCGGCAAAACCAACCTGATGGAAGCCATCGGCTATTTGGCCTCACTCAGTTCGCACCGGGTCAGTTCCGATGCGCCGCTGCTGCGGTTTGGAACCGATCGGGCGATGATTCGTGCCAAGCTGGTCCGCGGCGAGCAGTCCACGGTGCTCGAACTCGAAATCAACGCCGCGCGCGCCAACCGCGCGCGGATCAACCGCAGCAACCCGGTCCGGGCCCGGGACATCTTGGGTATTTGCCAGACCGTTTTGTTTGCACCGGAGGATCTTGCCCTGGTCAAGGGTGACCCGTCCAGCCGGCGCCGTTTCCTCGATGAGCTCCTGGTCAGTCTCATCCCGAGGCATGCTGCCACCCGCAGCGACTATGACCGGGTGCTGAAACAGCGCAACGCGCTGTTGAAGTCCGCCCGGTCAGGAAAATTCAGTCCGGGACACGAATCCACCCTGGATGTCTGGGATCAGCACATGGCCCGGGCGGGAGCGGAGTTGCTGCATGCACGACTCGAATTGGTGGAAAGGCTTGGGCCGCATCTCAAAAGCGCCTATGCCCAGCTCACCGACGGGTCCAAGGAAGCAGGCGCGATCTACCGTTCCACCCTGCAGGGTGTTGTGGACGATGACGGCGCTGTGCCGGCCGAAGCCTTGGTGGCCGTTCCGGGTGCCAGCGGGCAAGTTCCGGGACCCGGGGATTTGCGGCTTCTCTCGATTGAACAGCTAACCGAACGCTACGTCCAGGCTTTCGCCTCGTCTCGGCGCAGGGAATTGGAACGCGGGATCTCCCTGGTTGGCCCGCACCGTGACGAACTCGAACTGGTGCTCGGTTCCGTCCCCGCCAAAGGCTATGCCTCGCATGGTGAAACGTGGTCCATGTGTCTGTCCCTCCGCCTGGCTTCGTACTATGTCATGCTCGATGATGCCCGCACGGGCGGATCAGCTCCCATCCTGATTCTGGACGATGTGTTCGCGGAGCTTGATGTCCAGCGCCGGCGTAAACTGGCCGCGATAGTATCCGGTGCCGAGCAGGTGCTCGTGACCGCCGCCGTCGAGGACGATATCCCCACGGAACTGGCCGGACGGCGGGTGAGGGTAGTCCCGGGAGGAATCGATGTGCGGGAAGATCGATGA
- a CDS encoding DciA family protein, which produces MNKDTDGGLQPGRDPDDIDAAQSALNRMREAAAARGEIRRKAPPRLGTAPQKPGRSSSSTRGFGQFHGTGRDPMGLGKVVGRLVAERGWSSPVAVGSVMAEWSTLVGPEISAHCTPESFTDTTLHVRCDSTAWATQLRLLSISLLEKFRTELGEGVVTKIQVLGPAAPSWRKGGRTVNGRGPRDTYG; this is translated from the coding sequence ATGAATAAGGATACCGACGGCGGGCTGCAGCCGGGACGTGATCCGGACGATATCGATGCCGCGCAGTCGGCATTAAACAGAATGCGTGAGGCAGCCGCGGCCCGTGGCGAAATACGGCGCAAAGCCCCACCACGCCTCGGAACGGCTCCGCAAAAGCCTGGCCGCAGCTCCAGCAGCACCCGTGGCTTCGGACAATTCCACGGTACCGGCAGGGACCCGATGGGGCTGGGCAAAGTGGTGGGCCGCCTTGTTGCCGAGCGTGGTTGGAGCTCTCCTGTGGCCGTGGGATCGGTGATGGCCGAATGGTCAACGCTTGTGGGACCGGAAATATCCGCGCACTGCACGCCGGAGAGTTTCACCGATACCACTTTGCATGTCCGTTGCGATTCCACCGCCTGGGCAACGCAATTGCGCCTGCTCAGCATCAGCCTGCTGGAGAAATTCCGCACCGAACTTGGTGAAGGTGTGGTGACCAAGATCCAGGTCCTCGGACCTGCGGCGCCGAGCTGGCGCAAGGGTGGCCGGACGGTCAACGGGCGCGGACCGCGGGATACCTACGGATAG
- the gyrB gene encoding DNA topoisomerase (ATP-hydrolyzing) subunit B has translation MANDNAEIPAVEPAVVAADTPPEAAIAHGYGASDITVLEGLEAVRKRPGMYIGSTGPRGLHHLVYEVVDNSVDEALAGYCTHIEIVLQADGGVKVVDNGRGIPVDMHPTEHKPTVEVVMTILHAGGKFGGGGYAVSGGLHGVGISVVNALSSRVDTEVRRQGHVWRMSFADGGKPQGGLVQGEEASETGTTQTFYPDAGIFESTEFDFETLRARFQQMAFLNKGLRITLTDERRAAEEPTEDADLDLDAVAVDGEVPAEFHTVVYQYDDGLLDYVKHLNSGKKVDVVHEDVIAFETEDTERHIALEMAMQWTNAYSESVHTYANTINTHEGGTHEEGFRAAMTSLINRYAREKSIIKEKDDNLTGDDIREGLTAVISVKLAEPQFEGQTKTKLGNSEVKGFVQRVVTDGLGDWLERNPGPARDVIRKAISAAQARMAARKARDNARRKSPLESFGMPGKLSDCSSKNPEKCEVYIVEGDSAGGSAKRGRNPETQAILPLRGKILNVERARLDKALGNAEVQSMITAFGTGIGEDFDLSKLRYHKIVLMADADVDGQHITTLLMTLLFRYMRPLIENGYVYLAQPPLYRIKWSNAPHDYVYSDRERDARLLSGQAAGRRIPKDNGIQRYKGLGEMDYTELWDTTMDPDHRTLLQVTMDDALAADQTFSTLMGEDVESRRNFIQQNAKDVRFLDI, from the coding sequence GTGGCTAACGACAATGCAGAGATCCCGGCAGTGGAACCAGCAGTGGTAGCGGCGGATACCCCGCCGGAAGCCGCAATTGCCCACGGCTACGGCGCCAGCGACATTACGGTGCTCGAAGGCCTGGAGGCCGTCCGGAAACGTCCCGGCATGTACATCGGTTCCACCGGACCGCGCGGATTGCACCACCTGGTCTATGAAGTCGTGGATAACTCCGTCGATGAGGCCCTGGCCGGGTACTGCACCCACATTGAAATTGTGCTGCAGGCCGACGGCGGGGTCAAGGTGGTTGACAACGGCCGCGGCATCCCGGTGGACATGCACCCAACGGAGCACAAGCCCACGGTGGAGGTCGTGATGACCATCCTGCACGCTGGCGGCAAGTTCGGCGGCGGAGGTTACGCCGTCTCCGGCGGCCTGCACGGGGTGGGCATCTCAGTCGTCAACGCGCTCTCCAGCCGGGTCGATACCGAGGTCCGCCGCCAGGGCCATGTTTGGCGGATGTCCTTCGCGGACGGCGGCAAACCCCAGGGCGGACTTGTCCAGGGCGAGGAAGCCAGCGAGACCGGCACCACCCAGACGTTCTACCCGGATGCCGGTATTTTTGAATCGACGGAGTTCGATTTCGAAACACTGCGCGCCCGCTTCCAGCAGATGGCGTTCCTGAACAAGGGACTGCGGATCACGCTGACCGATGAGAGGCGCGCTGCCGAGGAGCCGACCGAGGACGCTGACCTCGATCTCGACGCCGTTGCAGTCGACGGTGAAGTCCCGGCGGAGTTCCACACCGTTGTGTACCAATACGATGACGGGTTGCTGGACTACGTCAAGCACCTGAACTCCGGCAAAAAGGTCGACGTCGTCCATGAGGATGTCATCGCCTTTGAAACCGAGGATACCGAACGTCACATTGCGCTGGAAATGGCGATGCAGTGGACCAACGCGTACTCCGAGAGTGTCCACACCTATGCCAACACCATTAATACCCACGAGGGTGGCACCCACGAAGAGGGATTCCGCGCTGCGATGACCTCGCTCATCAACCGCTATGCGCGGGAAAAGAGCATCATCAAGGAAAAGGATGACAACCTTACCGGCGACGACATTCGTGAAGGACTGACGGCAGTCATTTCGGTCAAGCTGGCCGAGCCCCAGTTTGAAGGCCAAACCAAGACCAAGCTCGGCAACTCCGAGGTGAAGGGATTCGTCCAGCGAGTCGTCACAGACGGCCTTGGCGACTGGCTGGAAAGGAATCCCGGCCCGGCCCGCGACGTTATCCGCAAGGCCATCTCCGCGGCCCAGGCCCGGATGGCAGCCCGCAAGGCCCGCGACAACGCCCGCCGGAAGAGCCCGCTGGAATCTTTCGGGATGCCTGGCAAGCTCTCGGACTGCTCTTCCAAGAATCCGGAAAAGTGTGAGGTCTACATCGTCGAGGGCGACTCCGCCGGTGGTTCCGCCAAGCGCGGACGCAACCCGGAAACCCAGGCCATCCTCCCGCTGCGTGGAAAAATCCTCAACGTTGAACGGGCTCGGCTGGACAAGGCACTGGGCAACGCCGAGGTCCAGTCCATGATTACCGCCTTCGGTACGGGGATTGGCGAAGACTTCGACCTGAGCAAACTCCGGTACCACAAGATTGTCCTGATGGCGGATGCCGACGTCGACGGCCAGCACATCACCACCTTGCTGATGACCTTGTTGTTCCGCTACATGCGCCCGCTGATAGAAAACGGCTACGTCTATCTGGCGCAGCCTCCGCTGTACCGGATCAAGTGGTCCAACGCTCCGCACGACTACGTCTATAGCGACCGGGAGCGCGATGCGCGCCTGCTGTCCGGCCAGGCGGCCGGCCGCCGCATTCCCAAGGACAACGGCATCCAGCGCTACAAGGGCTTGGGTGAAATGGACTATACGGAACTGTGGGACACCACCATGGACCCCGATCACCGCACACTGTTGCAGGTCACGATGGACGATGCCCTGGCCGCGGACCAAACTTTCTCCACCCTGATGGGTGAGGACGTTGAATCCCGTCGAAACTTCATTCAGCAGAACGCCAAGGACGTTCGGTTCCTGGACATCTAG
- the gyrA gene encoding DNA gyrase subunit A yields the protein MSDETPEVPAGAADAEPVIEGTVLGTDVLTDRVEQVDLQTEMQRSYLDYAMAVIVGRALPDVRDGLKPVHRRVLYAMFDGGYRPERSFNKCARVVGEVMGQYHPHGDTAIYDALVRLIQDWTMRYPLALGQGNFGSPGNDGAAAPRYTETKMAQLAMEMVRDIDEETVDFQDNYDGKNQEPTILPARFPNLLVNGSSGIAVGMATNIPPHNLREVADGVQWYLANPTASREELLEELITRIKGPDFPTGATILGHRGIEDAYRTGRGSITMRAVVNVEELQGRTCLVVTELPYQANPDNLAIKIAELVKDGKISGIADLRDETSGRTGQRLVIVLKRDAVAKVVLNNLYKHTQLQDNFAANMLAIVDGVPRTLSLDAFIRHWVTHQLDVIARRTRYRLRKAEEEAHILRALLKALDALDEVIALIRASNTTEAARDGLMQLLDIDELQARAILDMQLRRLAALERQKIQDRHAELQAMITEFNSILASEERQRGIISTELAEIVAKHGDDRRTKVLLGFDGDMSMEDLIPEEEMVVTITRGGYVKRTRSDNYRSQQRGGKGIKGAQLRGDDVVEHFFVTTTHHWLLFFTNLGRVYRAKAYELVEAGRDAKGQHVANLLAFQPDEHIAQVLDLRDYQQSPYLVLATKRGLVKKTRLEDYDTNRSAGVIAINLRDEDELVSAQLVSETDDLMLVSRMGQSIRFTATDEALRPMGRATSGVTGMKFREDDELLAADVVTEGSFVFVVTEGGYAKRTAVEEYRLQGRGGLGIKVGKYQEERGHLVGALIVQAEDEVLVVMEGGKVVRSSVAGVPAKGRDTMGVIFAKPDKNDRIIEVARNSERGLETDEVVEDEDAVDAAESQASATDDVTLAEDTGSHEGSAAEESAPAPESDESSGNAELDEDNTGGNA from the coding sequence ATGAGTGACGAAACACCAGAAGTTCCGGCCGGCGCGGCCGACGCTGAGCCCGTTATTGAGGGCACCGTCCTTGGTACCGACGTGCTGACCGACCGTGTTGAACAGGTTGACCTGCAGACCGAAATGCAGCGATCCTACCTTGACTACGCGATGGCCGTGATTGTGGGGCGTGCCCTCCCGGACGTCCGCGACGGCCTCAAGCCGGTCCACCGCCGCGTGCTCTACGCCATGTTCGACGGCGGCTACCGACCGGAGCGCTCCTTCAATAAGTGCGCCCGTGTGGTCGGCGAAGTTATGGGCCAGTACCACCCGCACGGCGACACCGCCATCTACGATGCCCTGGTGCGCCTGATCCAGGACTGGACGATGCGCTACCCGCTGGCGCTGGGCCAGGGTAACTTCGGCTCTCCCGGCAATGACGGCGCGGCGGCACCCCGATACACCGAAACGAAGATGGCGCAGCTGGCCATGGAAATGGTCCGCGACATCGACGAGGAAACTGTCGATTTCCAGGACAACTACGACGGTAAAAACCAGGAACCCACCATCCTGCCGGCGCGGTTCCCGAACCTTTTGGTCAACGGATCCTCGGGCATTGCCGTTGGTATGGCAACCAACATTCCGCCGCACAACCTCCGTGAGGTTGCCGACGGGGTGCAGTGGTATCTGGCCAACCCGACCGCCAGCCGGGAGGAACTGCTCGAAGAGCTGATCACACGCATCAAGGGGCCCGACTTCCCGACCGGGGCCACCATCCTGGGCCACCGGGGGATTGAGGATGCCTACCGTACGGGCCGCGGCTCGATTACGATGCGGGCCGTTGTCAACGTCGAGGAACTCCAGGGCCGTACCTGCCTTGTGGTCACCGAGCTGCCCTATCAGGCCAACCCGGACAACCTGGCGATCAAGATTGCCGAGCTCGTTAAAGACGGCAAAATCTCGGGTATTGCCGACCTGAGGGATGAGACCTCGGGACGCACCGGACAGCGGCTCGTGATTGTGCTCAAACGCGACGCAGTTGCCAAGGTGGTGTTGAACAACCTCTACAAGCACACCCAGCTGCAGGACAATTTCGCCGCAAACATGCTGGCGATCGTTGATGGTGTGCCCCGCACCCTGAGCCTGGATGCCTTTATCCGGCACTGGGTGACCCACCAGCTCGACGTCATCGCCCGCCGGACCCGGTACCGGCTCCGCAAGGCCGAGGAGGAAGCGCACATCCTGCGTGCCCTGTTGAAGGCGCTCGATGCACTCGACGAAGTCATTGCACTGATCCGGGCCTCGAACACGACCGAAGCGGCCCGCGATGGTCTGATGCAACTCTTGGACATTGACGAACTCCAGGCCCGGGCCATCCTCGACATGCAGCTGCGCCGGCTGGCGGCCCTGGAACGGCAGAAGATCCAGGACCGCCACGCAGAACTCCAAGCCATGATCACCGAGTTCAACTCGATCCTGGCCTCGGAAGAACGCCAGCGTGGAATCATCAGCACCGAGTTGGCCGAAATCGTAGCCAAACACGGCGATGACCGGCGTACCAAGGTCCTGCTGGGCTTCGACGGGGACATGTCGATGGAGGACCTGATCCCCGAAGAGGAAATGGTCGTCACGATCACCCGCGGCGGCTACGTCAAGCGCACCCGCAGCGACAACTACCGCTCGCAGCAGCGCGGCGGCAAGGGCATCAAGGGCGCACAGCTGCGTGGCGACGACGTCGTCGAACACTTCTTCGTCACCACCACCCACCACTGGCTGCTGTTCTTCACGAACCTTGGCCGGGTATACCGGGCGAAGGCGTACGAGCTCGTGGAAGCCGGGCGCGACGCCAAGGGCCAGCACGTGGCCAACCTGCTCGCGTTCCAGCCGGACGAACACATTGCCCAGGTGCTGGACCTGCGGGACTACCAGCAATCGCCGTATCTGGTCCTCGCCACCAAGCGTGGCCTGGTGAAAAAGACCCGCCTCGAGGACTATGACACCAACCGCTCCGCAGGCGTCATCGCAATCAACCTTCGCGATGAAGATGAACTGGTCTCGGCACAGCTGGTTTCCGAAACGGATGACCTGATGCTGGTTTCCCGCATGGGCCAGTCGATTCGTTTCACCGCCACCGATGAAGCCCTGCGCCCGATGGGGCGGGCAACGTCCGGCGTTACCGGCATGAAATTCCGCGAGGACGACGAACTTCTGGCCGCCGACGTGGTTACGGAGGGCTCCTTCGTCTTTGTCGTCACGGAGGGCGGCTACGCCAAGCGCACCGCCGTGGAGGAATACCGCCTCCAGGGCCGTGGCGGCCTCGGCATCAAGGTGGGCAAGTACCAGGAAGAGCGCGGCCATCTGGTGGGCGCCCTGATTGTCCAGGCCGAAGATGAGGTCCTGGTGGTTATGGAAGGCGGAAAGGTGGTCCGTTCCTCGGTGGCCGGAGTGCCGGCCAAGGGGCGCGACACCATGGGCGTTATCTTCGCCAAACCCGACAAGAACGACCGCATCATCGAGGTGGCACGCAACAGCGAGCGTGGACTGGAAACCGACGAGGTGGTCGAAGACGAAGATGCAGTCGATGCTGCCGAAAGTCAGGCATCGGCGACGGATGACGTAACGTTGGCTGAAGATACCGGATCACACGAGGGGTCCGCAGCGGAAGAATCAGCACCGGCCCCGGAGTCAGATGAGTCATCAGGCAATGCCGAGCTGGACGAAGACAACACCGGAGGTAACGCGTGA
- a CDS encoding DUF3566 domain-containing protein produces the protein MSNSDSYPKPNSGVPGGVRQPASAPRVGAPSRPEQSPGASGAAAGSAQRPQAPGQRPAQGRPAAAGQRPATPGQGPGQNRPGQTSPGQTRPGQNRPGQNTAGLIKPAPKAKVRRARLLVSKVDPWSVLKMAFLLSVALGIVTVVAAIVLWTVLDLTGIFDQVDGLLGTLAGSEGGGFELKKVASLGQVASFATIIAVINVVLLTALSMLSAVLYNISATLVGGIGVTLTDD, from the coding sequence GTGAGTAATTCCGACTCATATCCCAAGCCGAACAGCGGCGTACCCGGCGGGGTGCGGCAGCCCGCCTCCGCACCGCGGGTAGGTGCGCCGTCGCGTCCCGAGCAAAGTCCGGGAGCTTCGGGTGCGGCTGCTGGCTCGGCCCAGCGGCCGCAGGCCCCCGGGCAGCGTCCCGCACAGGGACGACCCGCTGCTGCCGGGCAGCGCCCGGCCACCCCCGGACAGGGCCCGGGGCAGAACCGCCCGGGGCAGACCAGTCCTGGGCAGACCCGTCCGGGACAAAACCGTCCGGGACAAAACACAGCCGGACTGATTAAGCCGGCGCCCAAGGCCAAGGTCCGCCGGGCGCGCCTGTTGGTGAGCAAGGTTGACCCTTGGTCCGTGTTGAAGATGGCATTCCTGCTCTCCGTGGCACTGGGCATCGTGACGGTCGTGGCAGCCATTGTGCTCTGGACGGTCTTGGACCTGACCGGAATCTTCGACCAGGTCGATGGCCTCCTCGGCACGCTGGCCGGCTCCGAAGGCGGCGGCTTCGAGTTGAAAAAGGTCGCCTCATTGGGGCAAGTGGCATCGTTCGCTACCATCATTGCCGTCATCAACGTTGTGCTGCTGACGGCGCTGTCCATGCTCTCGGCCGTGCTGTACAACATCTCCGCCACCCTGGTAGGCGGCATCGGCGTCACCCTCACGGACGACTAA